The sequence below is a genomic window from Penaeus monodon isolate SGIC_2016 chromosome 14, NSTDA_Pmon_1, whole genome shotgun sequence.
accacacacactctaacacatacacatacacatacacacacacacaaacgcgcactcattcacacacacacatacacacacatatatatagttacatttatacacaacacacacaaacacacaaacacacacaaacacacacacacgcacacacaacacacacacacacacacacacacacacacacacacacacagatatgtgtgtgtttgtgtttatagacATATTTATTGACTTACGTTTCGTAGTCGAGCCGCATTCCGTGTTCGGTGCGGTAGCAATGAACCCGCACACAGTCGGGTAGATAAAAGTAGTCCCCGTTCCTGACAGGCTCCGTATCAGTCCAGCACATCCCTGGGTATTCTGTCGGAAAGGCAGAGCTAGAATATCAAAAGGTACGGAGGGATTGGAATGGGATCATTAATGTGTGtttcaataaaacaaagaaaattatcaataatatatcgaGAGGTACGGATAATACACCATTTCATTCTTGGTGTAGATATAACAACCGCACTGGTACAACGACATTTGCAATAGAAGAATAATGCTTTATGAAAAAAGGTTTCAGCTCTAGTTTCTGGTTTCTTTCGGCACTCTTTTTTACGAAAATGATCCATGACCTGAAGGTGACTTTACGGTTGATGCTCATATtcatagaattatataaatatggaaaagCAGTATGATAATCAGTGAACACGGGAGATGGCAGCACTTACTGGGATGGTCAGCTGGGACCGAGATCGTGGTA
It includes:
- the LOC119581046 gene encoding uncharacterized protein LOC119581046, which codes for MAKTLLLALGVMAMAAGWAEATTISVPADHPKYPGMCWTDTEPVRNGDYFYLPDCVRVHCYRTEHGMRLDYETCPIQGPRTGCTAVADLQYKYPYCCPRLTCA